From the genome of Kiritimatiellales bacterium:
CGTGATTTCTGGGCAACACATTCATCACTGGATTATTTTGATCTTTCAACGGCGCGGCGCGTTGTTTTCCCGAATCTTAAACCGTCGACCAAAACTATTTCTATCCGTTTGCCTGAATCGTTAATTGATGCGCTGAAAGCGCAGGCTAATCGCCTGGATGTGCCATATCAGAGTCTCGCGAAAATTTATCTTGCGCGTGAAGTGGAACGGGAACGCCGGATTTTTTCAGATGAAACGGTTCTTGCCGAACAACCGGCAGGATATAACGCCCGACCAAAGAAAAACAAAAAATCCGGGTATATACGTTAATTTTTCGACGAGGTGAACAGGAACGACAGAGTTAGTGATATTACCGGTTTTTGATTATCGCGCGCAAATTTTTAAAATCGGCGGGACGCCGGAAACGTAAGTTTTTTGACTCTTATTGTACAATAAAAAATCTGTGCAAATCCTGTTCATCCCGTCAAAAAATTTCCACGATCAGTTTTTCTTCAACTTCGGGCCGGCGGGGGTATCCTGAACAATCCAGCCCGCGGCGGCGATAGCGTTGCGCAGGCGGTCGGCTTCGACAAAGTTTTTTTCCTGTTTGGCGGCGGCGCGCGCTTCGGCCAATGCCACAATGTCCGGCGGCGCTACAATGTCCGGCGGCTCGAGAAATCCGAGCACGGTATCGAGCTTTTTCCACAGCGATAAAACCGCGCCGGCGGTTTTTGCATCCATTGACCCAATATGTTTATTGCCTTCGTGTACGCCGTCGAACAGCGCGCCAAGGGCGCCGGCAATATTGAGATCGCTGTCGAGTGCGGCTTCGAATTTCGTTTGCATTTCAACCGCCCACGCCGGAAGTTCTGCGGTGGATGCGGCATCCCCGCCGCGCCCGCGTTCTTTCAGTTTTGCATAAAATTCGTCGAGACGGGCGAGGGCGGCGCGATTGGCGTGCAACGAATCAAAGGTAAAGTTCAGCGACTGCCGGTAGTGCGTGGCGATAAGTTCATAACGGATTTCCCGGCCGGTGTATCCTTTGTCGAGAATTTCGCGCAACGTATAAAAGTTGCCGAGCGACTTCGACATTTTTTTGCCCTCCACCTGCAGGTGCGCGCAGTGCATCCAGTATTTGGAATAGAGTTTTCCGCTTGCGCCTTCGCTCTGCGCGATTTCGTCTTCGTGGTGCGGAAAAATATTATCGATGCCGCCGGTATGCAGATCGAATGTCTCGCCGAGATATTTCATGCTCATCGCAGAGCATTCGATATGCCAGCCCGGGCGACCCCTGCCCCACGGCGAATCCCAGAACACGTCGCCGTCTTTTTCATCGTAGGCTTTCCAGAGCGCAAAGTCCGCAGCGTTTTCTTTATCGTACTCATCCTGCGCCACACGCGCACCGGCGCGCATACCTTCACGGTCGAGGCGCGCGAGCTTCCCGTACGCCGGAAATTTATCAATCGGAAAATAGACCGAGCCGTCATCCGACTTGTACGCCAGACCTTTTTCAAACAGCGTTTTGATCAATGCAATCATTTCCGGAATGCAGTCTGTCGCCGCCGGATAAAACTCCGCCGGTTCAATATTCAGCGTTTTAAGATCGTCAAAAAATGCATCTTTATATTTCTGCGTAAATTCACTCAGCGGCAGATTGTTTTCAATCGCCCCGCGAATCGTTTTGTCATCAACGTCCGTCAGATTCTGTACCTGCGTCACCTTGAACCCTTTATATTTCAGCCACCGGCGCAGCAGATCTTCAAACATGTATGCGCGGTAATTTCCGATATGAGCATAGTGGTAAACCGTCGGACCGCAGGTGTATATGCGTACGTGATCCGGCTCCAGCGGAACCAGCTCCTCTTCCGTGCGTGACATCGTATTGTAAATTTTGAAACTCATAATAAATTTTCTGTTGAGACAGGATGAACCGGCTGAGCGGAATAAATCCTGTCAATCCTGTTTATCCCGTCAAAAATCGATTCTCAATTTACTTTATTTTAACAATGAGGCAAGTCTGCGCGCGAACTTCGGTAATTCCGGATCGCGCGCGCCCATGGAGAGCACCGGCAGATTCATTGCACGTAACCGGTGTTCAAGCGCCGGGAAATCCGGTGCATATTCTGCCGGAATTCCGGCAGCGTTTAGCTGTTCGACAAAACCTTCTGAATCAATTTTCCGGCTCGCCGTTCCGCCGGCATAAAAGACGGGCATAATAAAGAGATGGCTCATTGCGCCGGCACGCCACGCATTGTGGAATGTTTCAATAAATCCGGCCAGTCCGTTGAACAGCGGTGCAAAGCCGTGCGGGCGCCAGCACACAGAAAACTCCGGCCAGATTTCTGATACCGCTTCAATCGCCGCTTCAATCTTAATTGGACTGTGTGCAAAATCGTCGATCACTTTATCACTCACGCGCTCCAGCCGCCGTTCAATACCTTGAAACGACCGCACGGCGGCCATACATTTCTGCAGATCGAACCCGAGCGCTTTGCACAGCGTCAGCGCATTGTTCACGTTTTCGATATTGTGCCGGCCGGGCATCGGCGAGGAGACAGCAAAGTGTTCCGGTGTTTTAATTACGACACCGGAAACCTGCGCTTCAAATTCAGCAAACAGCTTTTCCAGTTCCGGCAGCGGAAAATGATCCGGCGCGATATTGGTAATAATGGCATGGTGCGGATAAAATTTTAAAAACGATTTATCGCTCTCATCCGCTTCAATAATCCACGGTCCGTTTCCAAAGCGCACGTTGCCTAAAGTAGATGCGGCGCCCCCGCCGCATTTCTTTTTTTTATTACGCGGCGGGGGCGCCGCGTCTACTTTCCAGTTCAGTACCGGCGCGCCGCAATATACCGCCGGATCTTTCCCCAGACATTCAAAAATCCAGCCGAGCAGTCCGGTAACGGTTGATTTTCCGGCGGTGCCGGCCACCGCGATCAGTTCTTTGCCGCCGCACAGCTGCGCGAGCATGTCCGCGCGATGGTACACCGGCACACCTAGTGTGTGCGCGCGAATCAGATCAGGATTGTCCGCTTCAATCGCGGTGCTGTAAATGACGGCGGCGGTTTCCGGCGTGATACCGGAGCCGTCCTGCGGCACAATGCGAATGCCGGCGGCCTCCAGCACCGGGAATATTTCCGGATTTGCGGTGCGGTCGGAGCCTGAAACGGAATAACCGGCGCACGCCGCCAGTTGCGCTACGCCGTTCATGCCTGTTCCGCCGATGCCTGTAAAATGAAAATTCATGTGAACGTAAAAACTCAGCCGCTGAGGGACCGCACAGCGGTTGAACAGTCGGCTGGAGTGCTTTGTTCGACGAATCTTTCCATGAGTTCGAATGTAATACCATGTTCGAGAAAAACGGGGTGTTCTGGTGCCTGACCCGGAGCGGTTTGAAACCCAAGCGTTCTGAAGAACTCACCAGACGTATTGCGAGCGATGGTATGAATACGCCGGCAGTTCTTGATTTTAGCGATACGGTAAAGTTCCATGACAAGACTGCGACCGATGCCGTGCCCTTGGGCATGAGGAGCGACGGCCAGATGCCGAAGCTCAATTCCGCTACCGCCGGTCCATACAGCAACCAATCCTCCGACCCCTTGCCCATTTTCTTGAGCAAGTAGCTCAAATTCCTCACCCTCCAAGCTGAATGTGCGGCGTATATCGCGCGGCAGACTCAATGGCCGCCACAGAACTACCCAAAGAAGTTCATCCAGCCTTGCAGCAGCATCGGCTGTCGTCACGATCTCTACTGTCACCATGCTTTCCTCGTCAAACAATATTTATATCAAATTGAATCCAGGCTCAAATCGCCGTGGATACGGATCGTGCCGTTAGGTTCTTCGGCAACATGCAGTATTTTCCCGGGAAATGCGTCCGGCAGGCGCCGTTTCAGTTTTTTGACCACTTTATGCTTAATTTTTTCACGGACCTTTGCCGGCACTTTTTCGAGCGTTGCAATACGAATATCCACCACATAGCCGGGACCGTATTTTGAACCGAATCCGGCGGAAAATGCCGCGCCGACGTTAAACAGTCCATCGTCTTCCGGATTCGCTGTTTTGCCGCGCGGCGGCCGGGCCGGATGCAGTTCATACCGGCCGCCATACTCGTTTTCGAGTTCGGCATCGATCTGATCAAAAACCGTTTTCAGCCGCCGCTCCCAGGCGGAAACTTTCAGCCCGCGCATTATTTCGTTTTTACAGTAACGGCGGCGTACCAGGTGGTGTCGAGATGATCGCGCCCCGGCGACACGGCGTTGTTGTACTCGTTCCGCAGTCCGACGCGGAAGTTCCACTGCTCTGTGCCGGCCAACGGCATCGTGAGGGTGGAGTCCTGCGTCATCAAATAATCCTTCGCGTCTTCGACCGACGGCGTATAAGTCAGCTCGTTCTTAATTTCCCAGTGATTTTTGAAGCGGTAATAATGCGACACTCCGAAGTCGAGACCGACGCGGCCCTCATCATCCTGACCGCTTGTATAATAGCTTTCGTGGCGGTACGACAAACCGGTGCGTCCGGAGAGTTTATAATGATCTTCGTTCGCCCAGCGATATGCCAGACCGCCGGCGACGGTGACGCGCAGGCGGATATCTTCAAATTCATCGTTCTCGACTTCGGTACGCGCATACCAGCCGAGCGGATCAAAAAGATAAGAGGTGTATTGTGCGCCGCCGAGACGTTCGTCAGTATTTTTTCGGCGGTCGGTTTCTTTGCGGGAATACCGGCCGTAAAATTTCAATTCATCCTGCAGACCTTCCAGTACTGCTTCGCCGGACACCGAAAGGTTTTTCTCTTTCGTATTGCCTTCTTTACCGCCGGCGGATGCGGTTGCTTCGGCTTTCCATTTGCGCTGCAATGCATCAATCTCTTTCTGTTTCGCAACAATGCGCGGATCCTGGCCGCTCTGCGGCCAGAGTTCCTGCACCTGTTTCAGCTCCACCGTTGTATTCACATGTTCGCCGCTGATGCTGACCGCATCCGGCGCCGGCGCATCCACACCGCCGACAATCACCGAATCGTCCGTCAGCCGCACCGACGCCAGTTCATCCGTTTTAATTTTTTCAATCGTAGCGCGCGGCACCTTCAGCTCGCCAAACTGTTCGGTTTGGATAACGAGCTCATCGCTGTTAATCGCCGAAATTTTTCCCTGCAGCACAAAGCCGTCTGTCGTACGGACTTCATCAGCGATTCCGGCGGATAGAACCGCCGTACAGGCAACAAAAACAAACATATTTCTCATTCTGCTTCCCGTCCTTTCATCAAGCTTGTTTAACCAATATCGGAAATGCGCGAAAAAGAAACCCTAAAAATTACGGTAGAGTGTAAAAAGACCTCACAACCGGCTCACTGATGAACAGAATTTACACAGAACAGGGCAGGGCGCCGTGAATAAAAATTCTGCCGGTCCCGTTAATCCTGTTTAAAAAAGAACAAAATAAAAATGAGGCCGGATGCCTTGGTATTAATGCGGCGCTTACCGGGCGGAAGGAATTTTGTAAATGATAAAGTCAGCGGGATCGACGAGCGCACAACCTTTGCAGCCGGCACATTTTCCGGCGGCAATGCGTTCGACACGGCCTTTCCGCTCAAGCGTCTGCAGCATACCTTCGGCGGCAGAGATATCGATTTGAAAATGGAGTGCGATATCTTTGACGGTGGCAGAACCGCGCTCAGTAATAAACTGTAAAATTTTTGTTAACATGAGACAGACCGGAATCTATGCGATTTATTTTCTATTGCCTGATGCCTCGTGCCTTTTTCATCTCACTTTAATGCAGCGTGCGATGTCTTTGTCGATGATGTAACGCCCCTCACCGGCGTCGACGATCATGCTGGAGTCGGTTGCGCGGTTTTCAACAATGCGAACGCCGGCGCCGTTGCAGATCCCCATTTCAAACGTCTTTTTATCTTTGTTGGATATAACGGTGACAGCAGTGCCGGCAATGCAGCTGCACAACGGACGAAGTCCGCACTGTTCGCAGTGTTTCGGTTTGCATTTACGAAATCTAAATCTAAAACGACGATGCCGCATGGTTTCCTTTTAAAGTCGAGAGTCTTCAGGTCCGAATGTCAAAAGAAAGATAATTTCATTGTCCCGGCCTTTAAATTTTTAATTCTTTCTTTTTGCTTTTTTTCCATCCCGCCAGTTTCAGTACAGCGTAAAACAGTCCGGTGAAAACAGCAAGTCCGGCAATCCACATTGCAGAGGATGAAGGATGCTGTGCAAAGGTGGCGAACTGATAATAAAGCGTTGCAACGATCCATGCGAGGCCGGTGAGATAACCAAACGCAAAGAGCATCCACCGGAAACTTGTTTCGCGGTAGATGGCGGCGATGGCGGCGACACACGGCGCATAGATGAGAATGAAGAGCAGATATGCCACAGCTGCGGCTTTGCTGCCGAAGTAGCGCTGCAGCGCCGTCATCGTTTGTACGGATGTTGCAAGCTCTTCGGCGGCGGCTTCCGTATCTTCAAGATCAACGGCGGCAGAAATACCGAGCGGATCAGCAAAGACACCGGAAAAGTCTTGAAAGGCCGCCGGAACTGAGGCAAACGCTTCAACCAGTCCGCCCCAGAAATCGAACCGCTCTTCTTCTCCGCTCTTTTCTCCGGCATCTTCCGCCGCTTCAAGCTGTGAATAGAGTGCGTCGAGTGTTCCGACAACGGCTTCTTTGGCAAAAATTCCGGTGAAGAGCCCGACGGTGGCCGGCCAGTTATCGTCAGTGATTCCCATGGGATGAAATACCGGCGTGATGGTTTTGCCGATAGCACTGAGAATGGAATCTTCACTGTCATCGTTACCGAACGAGCCGTCAGTCCCCATGGTATTGAGAAAACTGAGGACGACAACCAACGGCAGAATAACTTTCCCGGCGCGGAAAATAAAACCCTTCAAGCGGTTCCAGGTGTGCAGTATGATGCCATTAAATGTCGGCAGATGATATGGCGGCAGCTCCATCACAAAGGTTGAAACCTCGCCTTTGAGAATCGTGGTGCGCAGCATCAGTCCGGTGAGTACGCTGAGCAGAATGCCGGTGAGATAGATGCTGAAGATTACGGTGCCGCCGGAATGCGGAAAGAACGCAGCGGCGAACAGAATGTACACCGGCAGCCGCGCACCGCAGGACATGAACGGATTCATAAGCACGGTCATGGTGCGGTCGCGTTCGTTTTCAAGTGTGCGCGCCGCCATAATTCCGGGTACGTTACAGCCAAAGCCGACAAGCATCGGCAGGAACGCCTTGCCCGGCAGCCCGATGGCGCGCAGCATGCGGTCCATCACAAATGCCGCACGCGCCATATAGCCGGAATCCTCCAGCACGGACAGGCAAAGAAAGATGAAAAAAATCGGCGGGACAAAGGTTGAAATCGTTTGAATTCCGCCGCCGATTCCTCCGGCAAGCAGCGTAATCAGCCAGTCCGGCGCATTCACTGCGCCGAGCAGCGTACCGAACCCTTCAACAAATACGGTTCCAAACAGGATGTCGAAAAAATCGATGAATGCACCGCCGACATTGGTGGTGATGATAAATACAAGATACATCACCGCCAGAAACAGCGGAATGCCGAGCACACGGTTCAGTACAATTTTATCAATTGCGTCGGACACGGTGCGGCGCAGCTGTAAAGTGCGCTTGACGACATCTTTGGCGAGACCGTTGATAAAGCCGTAACGGCCGTCGGCAATTGCCACGTCGACATCGTCACCCATGTGCACATTGATTTTTCCGGATGCGGTTTTTACATCGTGGGCAAATTTGCCGGCCGTAATCTCTTCAGCGAGCACATCACCTTCAAGCAGCTTGATGGCGAGCCAGCGCGAATCGACTTTCGCAGCGGCAGCATCGCCGGCGGCCTTCTTTTCGAGTTCGTCAATGAGCAGTTCCACCTGTTCGTCATAGTTGACTTTAGTCGGAGAAACGGCGTGGCTCTCTGCAATGTCCCGGATGGCGGCTTTCAGCTCATTCAGTCCGTTTTTGCGCGCCGCCACGGTGGGAATGACCGGACAGCCGAGGTGCTCTGCAAGGTGATCGACTTCGATGCCGATTTTCCGCTGTTTCGCAATATCCATCATATTGAGCGCAACGACGACCGGCACGCGCATTTCGAGAAGCTGCGTGGTGAGGTAGAGGTTGCGCTCAAGATTGGTGGCATCAAGAATGTTAACAACGACATCGGGCTTTTCTTTGAGAATGTATTCGCGCGACACTTTTTCGTCGGTCGAATAGGCGGAGAACGAATAAATTCCCGGCAGGTCAACGACGTTGATTTTTGTCTCGCCGTCTTTATAGCTTCCCTCGAGCCGCTCGACTGTAACACCCGGCCAGTTGCCGACGCGCTGATGCGAACCGGTCAGCGCATTAAACAGCGTTGTTTTGCCGCAGTTCGGGTTTCCAGCCAGAGCAATCGTGATTTCACTCATCATAACGCTTTCGTTTTAAATTTTTTCCACTTCCAGCGCATCGGCTTCTGCTTTACGCAGTGTAACACTGCAGCCGTGAATTGAGATCTCTGCCGGATCACCGAGCGGTGCGATGCGAATCAGCTTAAATTCGACGCCTTTCACAAGACCCATCTGGATGAGTTTCTGCCGGTAGAGTTTATCGGATGTGCTGTAGCCGGAAATTTTTCCGGTTTCGCCGGCTTTCATCTCTTTCAGTTTCATGAAACTCCTTTTTTACCTGAGAAAAAATTTTTATACCGCTACCGGAATAAAGATCCGGTTTCAATCAAATTGCTTAAAACTCGAGGGCGAGCTGACCGGTCACCACGTCTGCATCGCGTTCGCCGGCACCGAAATCTTCGCGCATGTATTCCACCGATGCCGTCAGCGTACAAATGTCATTCTCCGCCAGAATATAACTGCCGACAAAGCCGCAGCGGTTTTTCGCAAAAATATCGGCGATCCGGCGGCTCCTTTCATATTTCACAGCCGCGCCGATTCTATCCGTCACTTCAAGGCCGAGCTCAAGATTGAATGATTCCGGTTTGATTTTAGCTGCATCTGCTCCATCGTCAAACATCACAGCGTCCAGCGCTTTTACATATTCCGCAATCAATGTTGCACGGCCGTACGTTAACGTTGCCCATGCATTAAACCCGCCGGTGTCGTCGTCAAGATACACATTACCGCCGGCAGCGCGAAAGTCATCCACTTCATCATTCAGCGTATCAGCAGTAAACATATTGCGAATCAGTGCACTGCCGACCGCAAAGGCAAAATTATCACTCTCCATTGAATACGATGCCGCCAGCACCGCGTTTTCAATGTGGTCGCCGCCGTCCTCTGTATCCACATCGCTGTTGAATACGCTCACGCTCGCCATAAATCCGCCCTTTTTAAATCCCAGCAGCGCCGCCGTTTCGCGCGACTCCGCGAGCTCGAGCACAACCGGATCGGTAATGAAAAAAGTGTCAAAATTTCCGAACGGGACGTACATTTTTCCGGCCTGGAAATAGAGCGGAAATTTATCAGTGCTGCCGATCGTGATCATCGCCTGATCGACCTCCATCGGTTCTGTATCGTCCTCTTCATAAAGAAAGCCCAGATCACCGCGCAGCCAGTCGAGCAGCTGCCAGCCGGCCGACAGTTCCACTGTCGCCATTGTAATATCACTCTCTTTGTCGCCGCCTTTGCGTTCACGGCGATAACTGCCTTCTACTTCAAACAGCGCGCCGAACTCGAAATTTTCCGGCAGCGCCTCCACCGCCAATGCCAGAGCGTCATGCATTGAAGAAGATTTTTCCGCCGCCGCTTCGTCCCGGTGCTTATTATGCAGCAATGCTTTCAGCTCCTGCACTTCCGCCTGAAGTTGATCAAATTCCGCCTTGTTCACCGGCACATCCTGTGCCGCCGCCCCAAGTGTTATTGCAACGCCGATTCCCGCAACAGCCAATTGCATTCTATTCATAATACTCCTGTTTACTGCGGCATCAGCCGCAAGATTATAAGCAAACGGCATCTTACCGTTTGTAAAATTCGCAAAATAATTCAGGAGCCGTTGATATTCGTCAAGCGATATTAATATAAAATCTTAATAGAGATATGGGGAGCATCAGATACCGGCACGAGGCATCAGGGATGCAAAAAACCGCGGATGACACGGATATTTCTAACAGGAGAAAACAAAAATCACAAAAAATTGACCATTGAGAGTTGAGAATTGAATATTGAACATTGTTTTTCTTCGCTTTCTCTGCGCTTTTGCGTGAATAAATCCGTTTATATCTGTGTCATCCGCGGTTTCTTTTTCTCGTGCTTTTGTGCCGCTTCGCTGCCCGGCATTCGCCGCACCCTGCTTCGAATGTGT
Proteins encoded in this window:
- a CDS encoding FeoA domain-containing protein — protein: MRHRRFRFRFRKCKPKHCEQCGLRPLCSCIAGTAVTVISNKDKKTFEMGICNGAGVRIVENRATDSSMIVDAGEGRYIIDKDIARCIKVR
- a CDS encoding FeoC-like transcriptional regulator — its product is MLTKILQFITERGSATVKDIALHFQIDISAAEGMLQTLERKGRVERIAAGKCAGCKGCALVDPADFIIYKIPSAR
- a CDS encoding DUF481 domain-containing protein; amino-acid sequence: MRNMFVFVACTAVLSAGIADEVRTTDGFVLQGKISAINSDELVIQTEQFGELKVPRATIEKIKTDELASVRLTDDSVIVGGVDAPAPDAVSISGEHVNTTVELKQVQELWPQSGQDPRIVAKQKEIDALQRKWKAEATASAGGKEGNTKEKNLSVSGEAVLEGLQDELKFYGRYSRKETDRRKNTDERLGGAQYTSYLFDPLGWYARTEVENDEFEDIRLRVTVAGGLAYRWANEDHYKLSGRTGLSYRHESYYTSGQDDEGRVGLDFGVSHYYRFKNHWEIKNELTYTPSVEDAKDYLMTQDSTLTMPLAGTEQWNFRVGLRNEYNNAVSPGRDHLDTTWYAAVTVKTK
- a CDS encoding FeoA family protein, translating into MKLKEMKAGETGKISGYSTSDKLYRQKLIQMGLVKGVEFKLIRIAPLGDPAEISIHGCSVTLRKAEADALEVEKI
- the feoB gene encoding Fe(2+) transporter permease subunit FeoB, which produces MMSEITIALAGNPNCGKTTLFNALTGSHQRVGNWPGVTVERLEGSYKDGETKINVVDLPGIYSFSAYSTDEKVSREYILKEKPDVVVNILDATNLERNLYLTTQLLEMRVPVVVALNMMDIAKQRKIGIEVDHLAEHLGCPVIPTVAARKNGLNELKAAIRDIAESHAVSPTKVNYDEQVELLIDELEKKAAGDAAAAKVDSRWLAIKLLEGDVLAEEITAGKFAHDVKTASGKINVHMGDDVDVAIADGRYGFINGLAKDVVKRTLQLRRTVSDAIDKIVLNRVLGIPLFLAVMYLVFIITTNVGGAFIDFFDILFGTVFVEGFGTLLGAVNAPDWLITLLAGGIGGGIQTISTFVPPIFFIFLCLSVLEDSGYMARAAFVMDRMLRAIGLPGKAFLPMLVGFGCNVPGIMAARTLENERDRTMTVLMNPFMSCGARLPVYILFAAAFFPHSGGTVIFSIYLTGILLSVLTGLMLRTTILKGEVSTFVMELPPYHLPTFNGIILHTWNRLKGFIFRAGKVILPLVVVLSFLNTMGTDGSFGNDDSEDSILSAIGKTITPVFHPMGITDDNWPATVGLFTGIFAKEAVVGTLDALYSQLEAAEDAGEKSGEEERFDFWGGLVEAFASVPAAFQDFSGVFADPLGISAAVDLEDTEAAAEELATSVQTMTALQRYFGSKAAAVAYLLFILIYAPCVAAIAAIYRETSFRWMLFAFGYLTGLAWIVATLYYQFATFAQHPSSSAMWIAGLAVFTGLFYAVLKLAGWKKSKKKELKI
- a CDS encoding LbtU family siderophore porin, which translates into the protein MNRMQLAVAGIGVAITLGAAAQDVPVNKAEFDQLQAEVQELKALLHNKHRDEAAAEKSSSMHDALALAVEALPENFEFGALFEVEGSYRRERKGGDKESDITMATVELSAGWQLLDWLRGDLGFLYEEDDTEPMEVDQAMITIGSTDKFPLYFQAGKMYVPFGNFDTFFITDPVVLELAESRETAALLGFKKGGFMASVSVFNSDVDTEDGGDHIENAVLAASYSMESDNFAFAVGSALIRNMFTADTLNDEVDDFRAAGGNVYLDDDTGGFNAWATLTYGRATLIAEYVKALDAVMFDDGADAAKIKPESFNLELGLEVTDRIGAAVKYERSRRIADIFAKNRCGFVGSYILAENDICTLTASVEYMREDFGAGERDADVVTGQLALEF
- the cysS gene encoding cysteine--tRNA ligase, with protein sequence MSFKIYNTMSRTEEELVPLEPDHVRIYTCGPTVYHYAHIGNYRAYMFEDLLRRWLKYKGFKVTQVQNLTDVDDKTIRGAIENNLPLSEFTQKYKDAFFDDLKTLNIEPAEFYPAATDCIPEMIALIKTLFEKGLAYKSDDGSVYFPIDKFPAYGKLARLDREGMRAGARVAQDEYDKENAADFALWKAYDEKDGDVFWDSPWGRGRPGWHIECSAMSMKYLGETFDLHTGGIDNIFPHHEDEIAQSEGASGKLYSKYWMHCAHLQVEGKKMSKSLGNFYTLREILDKGYTGREIRYELIATHYRQSLNFTFDSLHANRAALARLDEFYAKLKERGRGGDAASTAELPAWAVEMQTKFEAALDSDLNIAGALGALFDGVHEGNKHIGSMDAKTAGAVLSLWKKLDTVLGFLEPPDIVAPPDIVALAEARAAAKQEKNFVEADRLRNAIAAAGWIVQDTPAGPKLKKN
- a CDS encoding BrnA antitoxin family protein produces the protein MKTKTKNIPAFKNEDEERDFWATHSSLDYFDLSTARRVVFPNLKPSTKTISIRLPESLIDALKAQANRLDVPYQSLAKIYLAREVERERRIFSDETVLAEQPAGYNARPKKNKKSGYIR
- a CDS encoding GNAT family N-acetyltransferase — encoded protein: MVTVEIVTTADAAARLDELLWVVLWRPLSLPRDIRRTFSLEGEEFELLAQENGQGVGGLVAVWTGGSGIELRHLAVAPHAQGHGIGRSLVMELYRIAKIKNCRRIHTIARNTSGEFFRTLGFQTAPGQAPEHPVFLEHGITFELMERFVEQSTPADCSTAVRSLSG
- a CDS encoding Mur ligase domain-containing protein, which gives rise to MNFHFTGIGGTGMNGVAQLAACAGYSVSGSDRTANPEIFPVLEAAGIRIVPQDGSGITPETAAVIYSTAIEADNPDLIRAHTLGVPVYHRADMLAQLCGGKELIAVAGTAGKSTVTGLLGWIFECLGKDPAVYCGAPVLNWKVDAAPPPRNKKKKCGGGAASTLGNVRFGNGPWIIEADESDKSFLKFYPHHAIITNIAPDHFPLPELEKLFAEFEAQVSGVVIKTPEHFAVSSPMPGRHNIENVNNALTLCKALGFDLQKCMAAVRSFQGIERRLERVSDKVIDDFAHSPIKIEAAIEAVSEIWPEFSVCWRPHGFAPLFNGLAGFIETFHNAWRAGAMSHLFIMPVFYAGGTASRKIDSEGFVEQLNAAGIPAEYAPDFPALEHRLRAMNLPVLSMGARDPELPKFARRLASLLK